A genomic region of Bradyrhizobium sp. ORS 278 contains the following coding sequences:
- a CDS encoding metallophosphoesterase, whose amino-acid sequence MRLAVISDVHGNLPALEAVLADIKTRGVDATVNLGDCVTSPLWPRETLELLQSLSLPTVRGNHDRWIEELPEEKLSAAGRFARAALTSEQRRVLHALPPRHTLEQGILAVHGTPDDDCALLLEEMLDDGRYVPARRDVLAARLVDLGGATLVLCGHSHRQAMVQVPRGPLVVNPGSVGCPVFGDIPIAAQLEYRSPHARYAVLTERRGHWQAELLALAYDWDHAAARATENGFVHWAGAYASGAVI is encoded by the coding sequence TGCCGGCGCTGGAGGCTGTGCTCGCCGACATCAAGACGCGCGGCGTCGATGCGACCGTCAATCTCGGCGACTGCGTGACGAGCCCGCTGTGGCCGCGCGAGACCCTCGAGCTGCTGCAGTCGCTGTCGCTGCCCACCGTGCGCGGCAACCACGATCGCTGGATCGAGGAGCTTCCGGAGGAGAAGCTCTCGGCCGCCGGCCGCTTCGCGCGCGCCGCGCTGACGTCCGAGCAGCGCCGCGTGTTGCACGCCCTGCCGCCGCGACACACGCTGGAGCAGGGCATCCTCGCCGTCCACGGCACGCCCGACGACGACTGCGCGCTTCTGCTCGAAGAGATGCTCGACGACGGCCGTTATGTGCCGGCGCGCCGCGACGTGCTGGCGGCCCGTCTCGTCGATCTCGGTGGCGCCACCTTGGTGTTGTGCGGCCACAGCCATCGGCAGGCGATGGTTCAGGTGCCGCGCGGTCCACTGGTGGTCAATCCAGGGAGCGTGGGCTGTCCGGTGTTCGGCGACATTCCCATCGCAGCCCAGCTCGAATATCGCTCGCCGCATGCGCGCTATGCCGTGCTGACCGAGCGGCGCGGCCATTGGCAGGCCGAGCTGCTGGCGCTCGCCTATGACTGGGATCACGCCGCCGCACGCGCCACCGAGAATGGCTTTGTGCATTGGGCGGGTGCCTATGCCTCGGGCGCCGTGATCTGA
- a CDS encoding PAS domain-containing sensor histidine kinase produces the protein MNWPGDPATSKRAGNGSPLGAFFLWIGGFSAIEELDDDALTERDRRRIRARQIDAVARLVPVTIGINFANAAIILGVFWNIVSNVFLIAWGTAIVVSGGMALRGWWRARESRPQEASERAIRRMIVQAFFLACIWGSLPLIVMPQVEPHLQIIVGSLMTGMISGGAFAMSSVPRGGLAYTWTLMLCSVGALFLCGGATYLVLVVFLCLYTSFMVRHLVAHGNVFLDNLKAQIRHERQNETISLLLKEFQENAASWLWQTDAEGRLIDAPQRFADVAQLPLDQLKGERLIDTLKYLCPTDTATLKTLADRMAQRLSIPEILIHVVVAGGERRRWALTARPARDHEGKFAGYRGFGRDVTERWRAEQAEAESRAKSDFLAMMSHEIRTPMNGVLGLASTLLETKLDDEQRHAVMTIRESGDNLQRILNDILDLSKLNAGKLEFETVDFSPSALVEAVTAIIGVNAKSKSLLVNADIDPKLPPSLKGDVARIRQVLINLASNAVKFTERGGVTIAVSCRTRDDHKATIEWRVSDTGIGIPADRVGKLFTDFAQADASINRRFGGTGLGLAISRRIIEQMGGAIAVSSVQGEGSTFRFSLTLPWSDKQISDQRGDRVGAGDLKARIEALGRPLRILIAEDDATNRMVVSKMLQEFAVDKCIVPDGLQAVNAASEQAFDLVLMDVRMPEMDGITATRTIRAKGGRLAELPIIALTANAFPDDIKQCREAGMTDFLAKPLRKPAMVAAMLKAIGTPASTVEAPPLAPDETPAATAEA, from the coding sequence ATGAATTGGCCTGGGGATCCCGCGACCTCGAAGCGAGCCGGCAATGGCAGTCCGCTGGGGGCATTCTTCCTTTGGATCGGCGGTTTCAGCGCCATTGAAGAGCTCGATGACGACGCGCTCACCGAGCGCGATCGCCGGCGCATCCGTGCCCGGCAGATCGATGCCGTGGCGCGCCTCGTGCCGGTGACGATCGGCATCAATTTCGCCAACGCCGCCATCATCCTCGGCGTGTTCTGGAATATCGTTTCCAATGTCTTCCTCATCGCCTGGGGAACGGCGATCGTCGTGTCCGGCGGCATGGCGCTGCGCGGCTGGTGGCGCGCTCGCGAGTCGCGGCCGCAGGAGGCTTCCGAGCGCGCGATCCGGCGCATGATCGTGCAGGCGTTCTTTCTCGCTTGCATCTGGGGATCGCTCCCACTGATCGTGATGCCGCAGGTCGAGCCGCATCTGCAGATCATCGTCGGGTCGCTGATGACCGGAATGATCTCGGGCGGCGCATTCGCGATGTCGAGCGTCCCGCGCGGCGGGCTCGCCTACACCTGGACCCTGATGCTTTGCTCGGTCGGGGCGTTGTTCCTCTGCGGCGGCGCGACCTATCTCGTGCTCGTCGTCTTCCTCTGCCTCTATACCTCGTTCATGGTTCGTCATCTGGTGGCGCACGGCAACGTGTTCCTCGACAATCTGAAGGCGCAGATCCGCCACGAACGGCAGAACGAGACGATCTCGCTGCTCTTGAAGGAATTCCAGGAGAACGCAGCGAGCTGGCTGTGGCAGACCGATGCCGAGGGCCGCCTGATCGATGCGCCGCAGCGCTTCGCCGACGTGGCGCAGCTGCCACTCGATCAGCTCAAGGGCGAGCGTCTGATCGATACGCTGAAATATCTCTGCCCCACCGACACCGCGACGCTCAAGACCCTCGCCGATCGCATGGCGCAACGGCTCTCGATTCCGGAGATCCTGATCCATGTCGTGGTCGCGGGCGGCGAGCGCAGGCGGTGGGCGCTGACGGCCCGCCCGGCGCGCGATCACGAGGGCAAGTTTGCCGGCTATCGCGGCTTTGGCCGCGACGTCACCGAGCGTTGGCGCGCCGAGCAGGCGGAGGCCGAGAGCCGCGCCAAATCCGACTTCCTGGCGATGATGAGCCACGAGATCCGCACGCCGATGAACGGCGTTCTCGGCCTCGCCTCGACCCTGCTGGAAACCAAGCTCGACGATGAGCAGCGCCACGCGGTCATGACGATCCGCGAGTCCGGCGACAATCTGCAGCGCATCCTCAACGACATTCTCGATTTGTCGAAGCTCAACGCCGGCAAGCTCGAATTCGAAACGGTCGACTTCTCGCCGTCCGCGCTGGTGGAGGCGGTCACCGCGATCATCGGCGTCAACGCCAAGTCGAAGAGCCTCTTGGTCAATGCCGACATCGATCCGAAGCTGCCGCCGTCGCTGAAGGGCGACGTCGCGCGCATCCGCCAGGTCTTGATCAATCTCGCCTCGAACGCGGTGAAGTTCACCGAACGCGGCGGCGTGACCATCGCCGTGTCGTGCCGGACGCGCGATGATCACAAGGCCACGATCGAATGGCGCGTCTCCGACACCGGCATCGGCATTCCCGCGGATCGCGTCGGCAAGCTGTTCACGGATTTCGCGCAGGCCGACGCCTCGATCAACCGCCGCTTCGGCGGCACCGGGCTGGGGCTTGCGATCTCACGGCGCATCATCGAGCAGATGGGCGGCGCGATCGCGGTCTCATCCGTACAGGGCGAAGGCTCGACCTTCCGCTTCAGCCTGACCTTGCCGTGGAGCGACAAGCAGATCTCCGATCAGCGCGGCGACCGCGTCGGCGCTGGCGATCTCAAGGCGCGGATCGAGGCGCTGGGACGTCCGCTGCGCATCCTGATCGCCGAGGATGACGCCACCAACCGCATGGTGGTGTCGAAGATGCTGCAGGAATTTGCCGTCGACAAATGCATCGTGCCGGACGGTCTGCAGGCGGTGAACGCGGCTTCCGAGCAGGCGTTCGACCTGGTGTTGATGGACGTCCGCATGCCTGAGATGGACGGCATCACCGCGACGCGGACCATTCGTGCGAAGGGTGGACGGCTCGCCGAACTGCCGATCATCGCGCTCACCGCAAATGCCTTCCCCGACGACATCAAGCAGTGCCGAGAGGCGGGGATGACCGATTTCCTCGCCAAGCCGCTGCGCAAGCCGGCCATGGTGGCGGCGATGCTGAAGGCGATCGGCACGCCAGCTTCGACTGTCGAGGCGCCGCCGCTCGCGCCAGACGAGACGCCGGCCGCAACCGCCGAGGCCTGA
- the erpA gene encoding iron-sulfur cluster insertion protein ErpA translates to MTNASTGPVTISERAARRIGEILGKESAGAMLRISVEGGGCSGFQYKFDIDRAKAEDDLVIARDKAVVLVDPASVPFLAGSEVDFVDDLMGASFRINNPNATASCGCGTSFSV, encoded by the coding sequence ATGACCAATGCCTCGACCGGCCCCGTCACCATCAGCGAGCGCGCCGCCCGCCGCATCGGCGAGATCCTCGGCAAGGAGAGCGCCGGTGCGATGCTGCGCATCTCCGTCGAGGGCGGCGGCTGCTCTGGCTTCCAGTACAAGTTCGACATCGACCGCGCCAAGGCCGAGGACGATCTGGTGATCGCCCGCGACAAGGCCGTCGTGCTGGTCGATCCGGCCTCGGTGCCGTTCCTGGCCGGCTCGGAAGTCGATTTCGTCGACGACCTGATGGGCGCCTCGTTCCGGATCAACAATCCCAACGCCACCGCCTCCTGCGGCTGCGGCACCAGCTTCTCGGTCTGA